A stretch of Bacillota bacterium DNA encodes these proteins:
- a CDS encoding extracellular solute-binding protein — protein MRRQVIMRRLIIGKINLFAACILILVAISICFTGSIMAKDIGGQITVWAWPGAVESLETTLPSFHAKYPNVNVKIIAITAGDPIVQKFLAASTAGSGAPDVIGIDGVHVQNYIKKGVLLDITDRMKPLKDKFVAYKMAEIADDAGRMYAVPWDVGPVGLYYRQDIFKQCGLNVPETWNDYIAVGKKFRAKGNYAITSLITTGDTYWIEALFRQLENSVFNRAGDVTLDREKTKKTLTLLKNMFDSGITYNPGATSYVNGWTPAFWSAMRDGRIVTYVGAAWMVNVYKSYIKAGDGGYGEWRIAPLPSFGSNGVRTSNLGGSNLGISPLSKNVDAAWAFIEHAVATVEGQRVQAAYGTFPAYLPALKDPQVLNHTEPLFGPQKINKLFADLQASVPVAYYRPPAYLEGILAATETMGDVMIEKEPVDQAISKLIERLNNIAKQYK, from the coding sequence ATGAGGAGGCAGGTTATTATGCGGCGCCTGATTATCGGGAAAATCAATCTGTTCGCGGCGTGTATCCTTATTTTAGTCGCTATCTCGATTTGCTTTACAGGGTCTATCATGGCTAAAGATATAGGCGGGCAAATCACGGTGTGGGCCTGGCCTGGGGCGGTTGAGTCGCTTGAGACAACCCTACCCAGCTTCCATGCCAAGTATCCGAACGTGAATGTAAAGATTATTGCTATTACCGCAGGTGATCCCATAGTTCAAAAGTTTCTTGCAGCTTCAACCGCGGGTTCCGGAGCACCAGACGTCATAGGCATTGATGGTGTCCATGTTCAAAATTATATAAAGAAAGGTGTATTGCTTGACATCACTGACCGTATGAAGCCGCTTAAGGATAAATTCGTCGCATACAAGATGGCCGAGATCGCAGACGATGCGGGAAGGATGTATGCAGTACCGTGGGACGTGGGTCCTGTAGGTTTGTATTACCGGCAAGATATCTTCAAGCAATGTGGCTTGAATGTTCCGGAAACATGGAATGATTACATAGCTGTAGGCAAGAAATTCCGGGCCAAAGGGAATTACGCAATAACTTCTCTAATTACCACTGGTGACACATATTGGATAGAAGCCTTGTTCAGACAGCTCGAGAACAGTGTATTCAATCGTGCAGGGGATGTAACTCTGGATCGGGAAAAGACGAAAAAAACCTTGACACTGCTGAAGAATATGTTTGATTCCGGGATCACCTATAACCCCGGGGCTACTAGCTATGTTAACGGCTGGACCCCAGCATTCTGGAGCGCCATGCGCGATGGACGTATAGTGACATACGTAGGGGCAGCCTGGATGGTTAACGTATATAAGTCCTACATCAAAGCTGGGGACGGCGGATATGGAGAATGGAGAATCGCACCTTTACCGAGCTTCGGATCTAATGGGGTCAGGACGAGTAATCTAGGTGGGTCCAATCTTGGGATTAGTCCACTCTCCAAGAATGTTGATGCCGCATGGGCCTTTATCGAACACGCTGTAGCCACGGTGGAGGGACAGCGAGTCCAGGCAGCCTATGGTACATTCCCGGCATATTTACCCGCATTGAAGGATCCGCAAGTGTTAAATCATACCGAACCCTTGTTTGGACCTCAAAAGATAAACAAGCTGTTTGCCGATCTCCAGGCATCAGTGCCAGTTGCCTATTATCGACCGCCGGCGTATCTAGAAGGGATATTGGCGGCCACCGAGACTATGGGCGACGTTATGATCGAGAAAGAACCTGTCGATCAAGCTATTAGCAAGCTCATTGAGCGACTAAATAATATAGCCAAGCAATACAAGTAG